A segment of the Parasynechococcus marenigrum WH 8102 genome:
CCGTTGGGGAGCCATTCAGTTTGAAACGCTGTCTCAACCGCAGCGGGTGATCGTCACCGATCACAAGACCTACAGCCACCTGGCTGATCGCTACGGGGTGGATGAAATTGCCATGCTTGATAGCTACACCACTGGGGGTGTGCTGCGTCCCTCCAGCCTGCGCAGGATCAGCAAGGAGATCCAATCTTCAGGCGCAAAGGTGATTTTCACGCCATCGATTCCTCCCAACAAAACGCTCCGCAGGATCAGTAAGTCAACCGGATTGCCGATTGCGCCCACACCACTGTTTGGTGAGGGAACAGCTGCCGGAGAAACAGCGATCTCCACGGCGGCGATCAACATCTGCACGATGGTGCAAGGGCAGGGCGGGACCTGTGATAAGGCCTCTGCTGAGGCCCTGAATGATCGTTGGCAGGCCATTCGTTGATGCCTGCTTGACGTGCACACGTCCAAGCATCCTCAATCTTTTTTCCTCTCCCTCAACATTTTTTCTCCCGTGTTCGTCTTCTCAGCCAAGCCACGTCTCAGGCTCCTGCTTCTTGCCCTGCTTCTGCTCCCTTGCACTGCAGCCCGGCCTGTCATGGCCCATGGATCCCATGGGGGAGGTGATGAGGAACTTGAGGCTGGTGAGTTTGATTTCACACCTCTGATCACCATCGAAGGGCATGGTGGGTTTGAAACCAACTTGGATGACAACCCCAAGCATTACGCCATTGATGGATTGTTTGGTGGCGTGTTCCAGTGGGGCTTGGGCAACGGCGGAAGTCTCACGGTTGAAGCCGCCGTGGGACCTTCAGTGGTGTGGGGTGAGGCTGAACATTTTTACGGCAAGGTGCATGTTGATGATGATCATGGCCATGAGGATGAGGACCATCACGATCATGCTGATGCTCATGCTGGTCATGAGGACGATCATGATCATCACGACGAACATGCTGAGGATGATCATCACGACCACGAAGAGCATGCAGATCACGACCATCACGATGACCATGACGATCATCACGACGAACATGCTGAGGATGATCATCATGAGCACGCAGAGCATGCCCACGATGAACACGGGCATGGCGATCCTGAGCTGAAACGAACGGACGTTCGTGGTTTCTTCAGCGTGCGCTATGAACCCAATGATCGCCTCAGCCTCACGGTGGATTGGATGCCCTATTACGTCACCAGGGATCAAGGTGACGATATCCAGGGTTTAAAGAATGAGTTGGGTGCTGAAGTGGTTTGGGCGCTTGGTGATGGTGACGTTGACTTCGCGCTGGGTGATGGTCTCGAGAACATTCTCGATGGCGTTTTCCTCTCCGTGATGCACCGTCAGGGATGGGAATCCGATGGCACCTGGATGGGCAACTACACCGATCCCCGCCTGGGCGTTGGCTTCAACATTGACCAGATCAATGTCACCATCGATGCCGGGCCTCGTTTCTACACACCTGGCAGCTATTCAGGTTTGAGTCAGCGGACTGACTTTGCCGGTGAAGTGGAAGTTTCGATTCCCGTTGGCGATGCCGTTCTGTTCGCCCATTGGAAGCCGACCTACAGCCCGGATGATGCTCCTGGCTGGGGTGAAGGATGGCAGCACCACCTCGGCACGGGGGTGACCTTCAGCTTCTGATCACCCCGCCGGCAGCCAGCGGGCTTCCTTGATCGATTCGTCCATCACTTTCCTCAATCGGAGAGTGTCGGCCTCGATCAGGGCGGCTCGCCCTCCCTTCAGATCGGGTTGGGTCAACGTCATCAACAGATCGTTGCCAACGGGGTTGTGCTCCATCCCCGTTCCTGGGCTCAGGCTCCAGGGGGCCAGATTTCGCCGTTGAAGGACTGTGCCTTCGCTGTTGAACTGCACCAGTTCATGTTGGCTGCGCCGGCCCTGCCAGATTCCCAACACCGCCCAGATCCGATCGCCGGAGCCACTGCAGCTCACCGCCAGCACGGCCTGTTCACCGAGGTGGAGTTGTCGCGGGGCCAGGCCAGGAATCACCAGTTCGATGGAGCGGCGGTAGTCCGGCCAATGTCGGATCAGCACCGCGCGGCCAGACGTGGCACAGAAGGCCCCCAGCTCACGGCTTCCCGGCAGCACTTGGGGAGGCTTGCCGTTGTCCTTGAGTGGCTGGATGCTGATGCCGTTGTAGCCCGGCACCACCAGGCCACCGCCGGCTGGCAGCAGCTGCATTGGTCCAGAAGACGGCAGCTTCAGCATCTGTCGCTCGCCGTTGGCCAGCAGCAGCTCAAGGCTTTCACTACCCGGTTTCAATCCACCGGTCTGCACCAGCAAATCGCCATTGATGTTGCTGCTGATGTGTCCAAACAGCAGATCGCCCTTACTCAGTGGTTCCACTACGCCTTGCACTGGTACTCCCAGCTGTTGTTGCGACAGGGCAAGGTTGCGGGGGGTGAGCCGTTTTCGCCAGATCGTCTCCTTTCCTTTGCCGTTACTGCTCACCATGGCGACACCGCTGCCGTTGCCCAGGGGAACCAGGCTCTGCAGCGAGGTCCAGACAGGGCTGAGGGGATGCCACTGGCCTTGCCGGTCCTGCAGCTGCAGCTGCTCCCCGCCCTCCACCTGCCGCGTCACCAGTAACCACGGGCGTGGATCCCACCATCGCTTCTGAGGCGTCATCGGTTGCATGCGCTGGTCGCGGCCCGCCAACGTCAGTGCGATGGGGGCATCGATGGGCGTCATCCCTTCGAGGATCAACCGCAATCGGTTGCCTTGGCCCAACCAGCGATGGGGCAGTGCAGGGTCAAGGCTGCTTTCCGCCGCCAGGTTGTTGCGGTGCATCGAGCGGCTGAAGCTCAGGTCCACCGCCGCTCGACCGGACTGCAGGGGTTGTGGTTCGACGCCCAGCAGCCGCGGGGCCCGTCGCAGCAGCAGCTGTTGCTGGAGGACCACGGTCGCAGCAGCCAACAGCAGCAGCAGCGTCAGCCTGCGCGTCATGGCTCCAGCGGTCGCTCGGGGCGGGGGATGGTCTTGATCACAGTCGGCACCACCACAGCGGTGGGTTCACCATGGCGCGGGGCGACCGTCATCCGGCCCTGAATCGCCAACCATTGGTTGGCTTTTGGTTCGGCATCCTCGGGCCAGGCCACTGCAAGACCCGCCGGGGTGGCATCGGCCAGGCAACAGCGCACGGTGAGCCTGGCGATCAACGGCGGCCCCTTGGGTTGCCGCCACACGAAGCCGCTGATGTTGACGGGATTTCCGTCCACCAGCTGCGGGTCGGGCTGGCTGCGCAGCAGCCGCACCCATTCCGTGAGGCTGCGCTGCTCCGGCGGCAACACGAAGGCGAGCTCCGTCGGCTCCGGCAGACCCTGGGGGCGGTTGCTCGCCAGATCACTGAAGGAGGGGTTCGGGGGGATCAGCAACACCAGACAACCCAGTGCTGCGCTGATCAGCCAGGGCCAGCGCGTGGCCTCACGGCGGCGGCGATGTCCGATCACCAGCAGGAGTCCTGCTGCGATCAAAACGGCTCCAGAGGCACCGACCAGGCTGTGAAACACTCCGCGCAGCAACAGATCCAAGCGGCCGCTGAGCACGCTCCAAATCACCATCCATCCCCAGAGGATCAGCAGCAATCCGCGACTCATGCCACCCCCCGGATCACAGCTGCCACAGGTTGACCCATTGGCCGATCAGCAACACACCAAGGCTGGCAGCGACGGCGGTGATGGCGATGGCGCGGGGCCGAATCAGCACTGTGAACAATCCCGCCAATTTGAGGTCAACAACCGGTCCAAGCAACAGGAATGCCAGCAGTGCGCCCGGGGTCACCTGCGCCGCGAAACCGAGGGCGAGGAAGGCATCCACGCTCGAGCACACCGACACCACCACCGCCAGCAGCATCAACGCCAGGATTGATCCTGTCGGTGCCCCGCCGATCGCCAGCAGCCAGCTGCGCGGCAACCAGGTCTGCACGGTGGCGGCGATGACGCAGCCGAGCACCAGCAGAGCCAGCAGATCCAGGAATTCGCGACTGCTTTGATTGAGCACATTCCTCAGTGATGGGCGCTGCGGCCTTGGTGCCGTGCTGTCTGGCAGCGGTGCACCAATCAACCCGCTGCCCCGTTGCAGCAGGTCGAGCTTGCGGAGCGGTTGACTGAGGCGCCGTTCGCTCAACAACGCCGTTTCCAGCAGCTGTGCTTCGGGCAGTTTTGCCAAGAGCATGCTCAGCAGGATGGCCAGAAGGAAAGCCCCCAGAGGCCTGGCGATCAGCAGCCAGGGTTGATCGGGAAAGGCCGCCCAGGTGCTGGCCAGCACGATCGGATTGAGCACCGGTGCTGCAAACAGGAATCCAAAGCCGGTGCCCAAGGGTGCGCCACTGGCGAGCAGGCGGCGGGCGACCGGCACATTGCCGCACTCGCAGGCCGGCAGGGCAAACCCCATCAGTGCGCCGGTGACCGGGGCGAGCACTGGGTGACGGGGCAACCGGCTGATCCAGGCCCCCTGGGGCACCAGCCAACGGGCCAGGCCTGCGATCACCACCCCCAGCAGCAGAAACGGAATCGCCTCCAGGAGCAACCCCTGAAAGATTGCCCAGGCGGTGGCCACTCGTTCCACGCTCTGGCTGTTGCACGTAAAGGGATTCTCACAGCTTTACCAGCCATGGCGATGGCGGTGTGTGCGACGTTGAAGGCTGGTGCGGGAGCACGCGGTGGCGTTACGGAGGGTGTTGTCAGGGCTGGTGTTGCTCTCGACCCTTGGGGCGGCTGCTCATGCCCAGACCCTCGACCAACGCTTTTTCCAGGTGCAGCTGCTGCTGGATCAGATCCAGCTGGCGGTATCGACAGGAGACGCCGCTGGGGTGTGTGCATTGTCCCGCCGCGCCAACGACCGCTTGCTCGACATTCTTCCGGCGCTGCAGCGGCAGCGCCCTGGGCTTGATCACGCGGCTCTTCAGGACCGGATTCTTCTGGGGTTCAGCCGCTGTGATCGGTAGGTCCACTCATTGCTGAGCGCTAATCCGCGATCCAGGTTGTTGTCAGTGAATGCACTGCGATGGGATTGATCCAGACCCTTCAGAGCCGTCTGCTGCGATACGAATCCACGGCGCTACGTTATCGACAAGCTTATTTCAGCGCTGCACGCAATCTGGCGCGGGCCCAGTTTCTGCTGGGGGATGCTGAACTCAGTCAGCGGTTGTGGCAGGACGTCGCCGATCGAGGGCTGGATGTCGAGCGGATCGAACAGTTGATGTACGGCTGCTGGTTTCAGGACGATCCAGACGCCATGGCTGAGGCCGATGCGGCGTATCTGAGCCGGACGGCTCCGCACGAATCTCCCGGCATCTTCGAGCACTGCTGATGGCTTTGCCGCCAGGTTTTGAGTTGCGGTGAACATCCTGCTGCTGCGCCAAGGGGACGACTGGCTTGATGCGACCACGGTGCACATCACCGATCACAGGGCTGATCACCTCCGCCAGGTGTTGCGATCAGCGGTAGGGGAGTCGATCCGGATCGGCGTTGTGGGGGGGAAGCGGGGTGATGCTCGGGTCGAAGCGAGCGATGCCACCGGCGTGACCCTGAGGGTGGCCCTCAACGAACCGCCACCGCCACGGCACCGATTCGACATCGTCCTGGCCCTGCCGCGCCCGAAGATGCTGCGCCGGATCCTGCGCACCGTGGCGGAATACGGGGTCTGCAACCTCCACCTGATCAACAGTGCCCGGGTGGAGAAGAGCTTCTGGCAAACCCCGCTTCTGACGGCGAACAAAGTTGAGGAAGCCCTGATGGCGGGGATGGAACGGGCCCGGGACACCGTGGCGCCGGTGGTTCATCAGCACCGGTTGTTTCGCCCTTTTGTGGAGGATCAACTGTCGACAATCTGCGCCGGTCGCCCCTGCTGGCTGGCGGAGATGGGAT
Coding sequences within it:
- a CDS encoding TIGR03943 family putative permease subunit, producing the protein MSRGLLLILWGWMVIWSVLSGRLDLLLRGVFHSLVGASGAVLIAAGLLLVIGHRRRREATRWPWLISAALGCLVLLIPPNPSFSDLASNRPQGLPEPTELAFVLPPEQRSLTEWVRLLRSQPDPQLVDGNPVNISGFVWRQPKGPPLIARLTVRCCLADATPAGLAVAWPEDAEPKANQWLAIQGRMTVAPRHGEPTAVVVPTVIKTIPRPERPLEP
- a CDS encoding permease; the encoded protein is MERVATAWAIFQGLLLEAIPFLLLGVVIAGLARWLVPQGAWISRLPRHPVLAPVTGALMGFALPACECGNVPVARRLLASGAPLGTGFGFLFAAPVLNPIVLASTWAAFPDQPWLLIARPLGAFLLAILLSMLLAKLPEAQLLETALLSERRLSQPLRKLDLLQRGSGLIGAPLPDSTAPRPQRPSLRNVLNQSSREFLDLLALLVLGCVIAATVQTWLPRSWLLAIGGAPTGSILALMLLAVVVSVCSSVDAFLALGFAAQVTPGALLAFLLLGPVVDLKLAGLFTVLIRPRAIAITAVAASLGVLLIGQWVNLWQL
- a CDS encoding 16S rRNA (uracil(1498)-N(3))-methyltransferase, with amino-acid sequence MNILLLRQGDDWLDATTVHITDHRADHLRQVLRSAVGESIRIGVVGGKRGDARVEASDATGVTLRVALNEPPPPRHRFDIVLALPRPKMLRRILRTVAEYGVCNLHLINSARVEKSFWQTPLLTANKVEEALMAGMERARDTVAPVVHQHRLFRPFVEDQLSTICAGRPCWLAEMGSALALSATPAVPAVVMIGPEGGFVPFELELAQAVIAQPVHLGTRVLSVDTALTAALALGWG